GAGGGGCAGAAGCCTTTCCAAGAGCACACGAAGAGGCGAGTGAGATTCCCCGCCCGCCTGCAACGCTATGCGTAGCATTGCGGACAGGTGGGGTCACCAAAAAAGAATCTAGAGGTAGGTTCTTTTTTGTTTATTGAAGAATTATAACATATAATGTATAGTGAACTATAAATATGAAGATTCTTGCCATTGAAACAAGCTGTGATGAAACTGCGGCTTCTGTTGTTGAGGTAAACAGAGGTAATTTTAATGTACTCTCAAATGTAGTTTCTTCTCAAGAAAAAGTTCACGCCAAATATGGCGGAATTGTACCAGAAGTAGCTGCCCGTCTACATGTTGAAAAAATATTACCAATAGTTGATTTGGCTATTAAAAAGGCCAAGGTCACTTGGCCGAAAATTGATTACATCGCGGTGACTGCTGGACCGGGCTTAATTAGTTCTTTAATGGTTGGAGTGGAGACCGCCAAAACTTTGGCTTATGCCCACAATAAACCCTTAGTTAAAGTTAATCATATCGAAGGCCACCTTTTGTCGATTTTAGGGGCAAGAAAGAAAGAAAGCAAAAAAGAAAAAAAACAGCACAGTCGTCAACTCAATAAACCCAATCAACTAAAGTTTCCTGCGGTTGGCTTAGTTGTTTCCGGTGGACATACTCAAATTATTTTAGTTGAAGATTATTTAAAATATAAATTAATAGGGGAGACTCGAGACGATGCAGCTGGTGAAGCGTTTGATAAGGTAGCAAAAATTTTAGGCCTTGGTTATCCAGGTGGACCGGCAATCTCTGCTATGGCAGAGAAGGGGCAAGGGGCAAAGGTTAAAGAGCAAGGAATAAAACTGCCAAGGCCAATGTTAGATTCCCCAAACTTTGATATGAGTTTTTCAGGATTAAAAACTGCGGTTTTGTATGCTTGGCGTGATTTAAAAGACAAATCTGCTAATTCTAGAGCTGAAGTTGCCAAAGAATTCCAGGATGCAGTAGTTGAAGTTTTAGTAACTAAGACATTAAAAGCTGCCAAGAAGTATAATGCTAAAATGGTTATTCTCGGTGGCGGCGTAAGTGCTAATTCTGCGCTTCGCGAAACTTTGTCTTACGCCGCCACAAAACAGAACTTAAGTTTACTGATTCCAGAGCTAAAATTAACCGGAGATAATGCTGTTATGATTGGAATGGCAGCTTATTATCATATTCAAAATAAGGATTTTGTGGAACCGTTCAATTTAAGAGCAGATCCACAGTGGGAGTTAGTCTAATACGAATATACCTTATGCGAATGATGCAAATATGCGAATATAATTTTTGATGACTATTCGCGGCATTCGTGTATTAGCATCATTCTCATTTAAGTTTATTCGTATGCTTACTAATTCAGACAAAGAAACAATTAAACTCGGAAAAGATTTCGCTAAAAAATTAAAAGGTGGGGAAGTGGTGCTTTTGATTGGCGATCTGGGAGCGGGCAAAACTACATTTGTGAAAGGTGTAGCTCAAGGGCTTGGTATTAAAAAACATATCACCAGTCCAACATTTGTTTTATTAAAAGTTTATAAAGTCAAAAGCCTAAAGTTAAAAGTTAAAGAATTGATTCATATCGATACATATAGAGGCCTTGATTTGGAAGGTTTAGAAAATATTGGAGCGGTTGAATATTTTGGTCGAAAAGACATCGTGTGTTTTGTGGAGTGGGGAGCTGGTTTGGAAAAATTTCTTAAAAAAGGTAAAATAAAGGTATATAAAGTTAAAATTAAAAATCTTGATACATATAAAAGACAAATAAACATTTAATCTATGGACGTAAACCTCGATAAAATTATTTATCCTAAAGCAAGTGAAGATTCTAAGGCCAGGGAATTGATTAACTCACCCGAAGAGCTGGAAATTCTAGATGCCCGTTTGGAATTGGCTATAGCATCGCATTGTGAGAAAATTAACGAAGGGAATAATGGGGTTATTTTTAAATTGAACATAGAAGAGGACGTAAGTGAAGAATTAGAAGCCTTGGTTGCTTATATTGATGAGAGTAGAACAGGGGAAGGTGAACCAGAAAATGTAGTAAAAATTCTTAAATTGTATAAGCCGGGATCTGGAAGGCGGGAATTTGAGATGCAAAGAAAAGCTTATGAACTTGTTCGTGATAAGGGAGGTGAAGATTGTGCCCAAATACCAGAACCTGTTTTGTTTAGGGATTTAGAAGTTAAGAATTCAAGAACAAAAGAATTTTTATCCTCAAGAGGGATTAAAGCTCAGGAGCACATAGAGGTTATTATTATGGATATGGTTCCTGGTGTTGATTTGGCCACTCATTTTTATCGCGAGGTTTTAAGAGGAAATAAAGGTGCAATTCATTTACATAACGATTTGGATGAAATGGATTTTGCGTCATTGCATCGCGAGGTTTCACAGATATTAAAATTTGAAATTGCTGGAGGCAAGTCTAGGGATGAAGGAGAAAAAGAATTCGAGAGACGAATGGTGCAAGCCGGTAATGCTAAAAAAATATTTGATACGTTGAAACGGCAAGGATATGTTTTGGACCGTAGTATTTTGGATAGAATTGAGAAAACAATTGATATGTTTCATGATAATGGCTTAGCCTTTCGAGATGGGCATCACCGGAATTTTATGTTTAGTGGAGAAGGTGATGATTTGGAAGTTTTCGTTATTGACTTTGGTAGTTCAACAACCTTTGAAGGTAATTTGACTCGAGATGTATATATTGAGGGGGATAAAGAGTATCCACATGACAAATCGATAATCGAAAGTTTACGTTCATTAACTAAAACTCGAGAAGAATTAGCTGCTGAAGAATTACATGACGTAGAAACTGATCTAAAAGGTTTACGGCGGTTGCTCTCGAGGAGAGAAGAAGTGTGGCAACAAACGATAAGTGAATTAGGGGAAGAAGGTTTAAAAATGGAGCAGCTTTATAATTTATTGGGAATTAGTCCATTATTGAAAGGTCAAAGCCTAGAGATAAAAAATAAAGCTTTAGTAGCTTTATTGATTGACTTTGTTCAGTCTGGACAATATACTAGAGAAGAAGTAAAGCAGGAATTAACGAAATTTATTGAAGAAAGTTCAGACTCGGGGCAACTGCCTGTTAGTCAAATAAATCAGTTAGTTCAATTTTTGAAAATCCTATAACTGCAGTAAAATAAAAAAGAGGATCACTAGTTGTGGTGGTCCTCTTTAGATTAGAAAATGTTTGACATTGTAGATAGAAATTTTTCCGGTTGTAAAGGTTACTTTGACTTTGTTACCTCCTTCAATAAGTTCAAATTTCTCTACCAAATCACGTGCTAAAACTGTTTGCTTTGCAATTTGTAGTTTCCTTTTTTCTTCTTGGTCAAAAGTTCTTTTTTTCATAGTTGCTCCTAATTAAAACAGCAAGTCATTATTTTACTGACTTGCTACTTTATATCATATAATAAAATTTGTCAAGTCTATTCACTAACCCTAAACACTTCTTCAACTGAAGTGATGCCAGCCAGAGCTTTAATAATTCCATCTTGAACCATGGTTATCATTCCGTTCTTAATCGCAATTTGTAGCATGTCGTACTCTGAGACCTTACCACCAAGAATAACTTTCTCGATTTCTGGGGTCATGGCCATGATTTCATAAATACCAATTCTGCCTTTATACCCCAAGTTATTACAAGCATCACAACCTTTGCCTTTGAAAAATTTAAGTTTAGTCAGGTCTGGTCTGTCTGGATGATCTTCGGGAATAACTTCTATTATTTCTTTAACTCGGGCTAATTTCTTTTCATCAATTGGATCTTCTTCTTTACATTTTTCACAAACTCGGCGTACCAGACGTTGACCCATAATAGCGTTCAAAGCCGGCGCTAATAAAAAGGGCTTAACTCCCATAGACAAGAATCGAGGAACTGCTCCAGCTGCGCTGTTAGTATGAATGGTGGAAATTACCATGTGGCCAGTTAAAGCAGCATTAATAGCTACATCAGCAGTTTCCAGGTCACGCATTTCTCCAACCATGACAATATCAGGATCTTGACGCAAGATTGAGCGTAGTCCATCGGCAAAAGAGTAGCCTTTGCTGTGATCAATTTGACTTTGATTGATACCAGCTAATTTATATTCAACAGGGTCTTCTAATGTAATAATTTTTACACCTTCAAGATTCAATTTATTTAAGATAGCGTATAGAGTCGTTGTTTTACCAGAACCGGTAGGACCAGTAGTTACAATCATACCATTAGGTCTCTCAACCTGGAATTTAAGATTTTCAAAGGATTTACCAGTGATTCCTAGGTCCTCGAATCCAAGACTAATTGAAGATGATTTTAATAATCGCATAACGACACTTTCGCCCCAAGTAGTTGGCAGGGTAGAGGTACGAACATCGATATCTTGTTCTTTGGAATGAATTGTAAAACGGCCATCTTGTGGTTTGGCAGTAATATTCATTTTTAGACCAGCTAAAAGTTTAATTCTAGAAATTACTTTTGGCCAGATCTTTACATCGATAGATGCAGTTTCGTGTAAAATACCATCGACTCGAAAACGTACTTTAACAGCATCCTCTTCTGCCTCAATATGAATATCAGATGAGCCTGCCTGTACTCCTGCAGCAATAATCATACTAACCATTTCTGTCATACTGACCTTTCTTAAATGTTCGTCCAGATCTTTGAAGTTCTTTCCAATTTCCTTGAATTTCTCTAATTCTTCTTCTGTTATTTCTACACCTTTAACTGCGGGTTTGTATTTTGGTAACTTGGCATAAAGTTCAAGTGCATGTTTTAGATTACGTTCTGAAAACAAATACGTTTCAACTTTTGCATTTTGAGCTTCTTGCAGGCTATTGGCAATTTTGGTAATTTCAGGATTTGTCGAATTAGTTGTCGCTAATCGAATCTGTTCACCGGTCGCCACAAAGGCGACAACCTTTTCTTTTTTGCAAACAGTCTCCGGGATTAAACGTAGTGCTTCACTGCTGATCGGAAATTCTGTCAAATCAATATAAGGCACATTTAACTCATTTGCTTTTTTTTGAACAGCCTTTTCTTTGTCAGAAAAGCCTAGTTTTTTTAGTTTGTTTTTCAATCGATCTTCGGTAGTAGCAGGTTTGATGACTTTAGGCTTAGTAGGATCCTTTTTATTATCATTGTCATCATCAGATGCCGTAGGGCTGGCTTTTTTTCCAGTTAATTTTGATTGAGAGCCACCTGAAAGTAGATCTTCAATTGAAGAAGTTGCTTTACTCATATTATCTATCAATAATAAATTTTAGTTCATATTAATTATAACGTTTTACGGTGTTTTTGGCAATCTAAGTCACTACTTACGTCCTGTGAGTAAAAATTTGCTAAATTTTAAAATCATGTTAAAATGGTGATGATCAGGAGGGACTATTAAAATAAATAAAAATTAACAGAGACTCTATGCCAGTTGATAATTTTTTAGAAGAATTGGAACAAGAAGAAGAAACAAAGAGCAGTGGGCCTGCTAAAAAGGCTAAAAAAGTTAAAAAACGCAAAAAGGCCAAAAAGAAGCCAGTGGTTAAAGAAAAAGCAACATTGACTGATACAGTCAAGAAGGCTAAGTCCAAAGATGATAATAATTTATTTAATCTTGTGATTGCTGTAGTTGTTATTTTAGGTATAATCGGGATCGTGTTTGGTTATACTAAGGACAAGATTGGAGAAATCAAGGAGGGAGGTACGGAGGTAACAAAAGGGTTGGAACAAGAAGTTGAAAGCCTAAAATCAAAATTAGAGAAATTACAAGAAAAAGCAGAATCAATCGTTGAAGATAGTGAATTAAGCAAAAGTTTAGTAATTGATTTGTTTGATAAAAATAGAGAAATTCCTAAAAAAGTTAATGCTGCCGGTTGGCAAGTTTTGGAAAGTGACGGTTTAACTTTTGTGGTTAGTTATCCTAGCACCTGGGAGAGAGTTAATGCCATAATCAATAGTGGGAATGATCAAGCCAATGTTGAAGACATTGCTTATTTCCAGCCAATCGGAAACTCTGATTATTTGAACGCCATTACTATTAAATCTGATTATGCTGATTTTGCTGATTTGGATCTTGATGATAAAATTGATATTTTTGAAGACTTGGATGCAGTTGACACACAATCATTTTCACATGGCTACATGATTTATTTTATCAACTTGGATAAAGATAATAATGAGGTGCCAACAATATTAATATTAACAGATGATAATATTTATCGAGCAACTTTCAATGTTTATAACAAGAAGCTAAAAGGGTACTTCAAGTATCGAAAAGATTTTGAGGAAATTGTTGCCACTTTTGGTGTTGCTCCGGAACAGTACATTGAAGAGATAGAGTAGACAAAGTTAAAAAAATGATATATATTAAGAGACGTGCGTAGCACGTCTCTTTTAAGTACCAATTAAGCAATTGATCAAGTGACAATTAAATTTCAAGTCTCAAAATCTAAATATTTGAAGTAAT
This region of Candidatus Falkowbacteria bacterium genomic DNA includes:
- a CDS encoding type II/IV secretion system protein, producing MSKATSSIEDLLSGGSQSKLTGKKASPTASDDDNDNKKDPTKPKVIKPATTEDRLKNKLKKLGFSDKEKAVQKKANELNVPYIDLTEFPISSEALRLIPETVCKKEKVVAFVATGEQIRLATTNSTNPEITKIANSLQEAQNAKVETYLFSERNLKHALELYAKLPKYKPAVKGVEITEEELEKFKEIGKNFKDLDEHLRKVSMTEMVSMIIAAGVQAGSSDIHIEAEEDAVKVRFRVDGILHETASIDVKIWPKVISRIKLLAGLKMNITAKPQDGRFTIHSKEQDIDVRTSTLPTTWGESVVMRLLKSSSISLGFEDLGITGKSFENLKFQVERPNGMIVTTGPTGSGKTTTLYAILNKLNLEGVKIITLEDPVEYKLAGINQSQIDHSKGYSFADGLRSILRQDPDIVMVGEMRDLETADVAINAALTGHMVISTIHTNSAAGAVPRFLSMGVKPFLLAPALNAIMGQRLVRRVCEKCKEEDPIDEKKLARVKEIIEVIPEDHPDRPDLTKLKFFKGKGCDACNNLGYKGRIGIYEIMAMTPEIEKVILGGKVSEYDMLQIAIKNGMITMVQDGIIKALAGITSVEEVFRVSE
- the tsaD gene encoding tRNA (adenosine(37)-N6)-threonylcarbamoyltransferase complex transferase subunit TsaD, whose product is MKILAIETSCDETAASVVEVNRGNFNVLSNVVSSQEKVHAKYGGIVPEVAARLHVEKILPIVDLAIKKAKVTWPKIDYIAVTAGPGLISSLMVGVETAKTLAYAHNKPLVKVNHIEGHLLSILGARKKESKKEKKQHSRQLNKPNQLKFPAVGLVVSGGHTQIILVEDYLKYKLIGETRDDAAGEAFDKVAKILGLGYPGGPAISAMAEKGQGAKVKEQGIKLPRPMLDSPNFDMSFSGLKTAVLYAWRDLKDKSANSRAEVAKEFQDAVVEVLVTKTLKAAKKYNAKMVILGGGVSANSALRETLSYAATKQNLSLLIPELKLTGDNAVMIGMAAYYHIQNKDFVEPFNLRADPQWELV
- the tsaE gene encoding tRNA (adenosine(37)-N6)-threonylcarbamoyltransferase complex ATPase subunit type 1 TsaE encodes the protein MLTNSDKETIKLGKDFAKKLKGGEVVLLIGDLGAGKTTFVKGVAQGLGIKKHITSPTFVLLKVYKVKSLKLKVKELIHIDTYRGLDLEGLENIGAVEYFGRKDIVCFVEWGAGLEKFLKKGKIKVYKVKIKNLDTYKRQINI